The Phacochoerus africanus isolate WHEZ1 chromosome X, ROS_Pafr_v1, whole genome shotgun sequence genome has a segment encoding these proteins:
- the SYP gene encoding synaptophysin — MLLLADMDVVNQLVAGGQFRVVKEPLGFVKVLQWVFAIFAFATCGSYSGEFQLSVECANKTKSDLNIKVEFEYPFRLHEVYFEAPTCQAGTKKVFLVGNYSSSAEFFVTVAVFAFLYSMGALATYIFLQNKYRENNKGPMLDFLATAVFAFMWLVSSSAWAKGLSDVKMATDPENIINEMDVCHQPGNTCKELRDPVTSGLNTSVVFGFLNLVLWVGNLWFVFKETGWAAPFLRAPPGAPEKQPAPGDAYGEAGYGQGPGGYGPQDSYGPQGGYQPDYGQPASGGGGGYGPQGDYGQQGYGPQGAPTSFSNQM, encoded by the exons ATGCTGCTGCTGGCCGACATGGACGTGGTGAATCAG CTGGTGGCTGGGGGTCAGTTCCGGGTGGTCAAGGAGCCCCTCGGCTTCGTGAAGGTGCTGCAATGG GTCTTTGCCATCTTCGCCTTTGCCACATGCGGCAGTTACAGTGGGGAGTTCCAGCTGAGTGTGGAATGTGCCAACAAGACCAAGAGTGACCTCAACATCAAGGTCGAATTCGAGTACCccttcag GCTGCACGAAGTGTACTTTGAGGCACCCACCTGCCAAGCGGGCACTAAAAAAGTCTTCCTTGTGGGGAACTACTCCTCATCGGCTGAATTCTTTGTCACCGTGGCCGTCTTTGCCTTCCTCTACTCCATGGGGGCTCTGGCTACCTACATCTTCCTGCAGAACAAGTACCGAGAGAACAACAAAGGGCCCATGCTG GACTTTCTGGCCACCGCAGTGTTCGCCTTCATGTGGCTGGTTAGCTCATCAGCCTGGGCCAAGGGGCTGTCAGATGTGAAGATGGCCACGGACCCAGAGAACATTATCAATGAGATGGATGTCTGCCACCAGCCTGGGAATACCTGCAAGGAGCTGAGGGACCCTGTGACCTCTGGCCTCAACACCTCGGTG GTGTTCGGCTTCCTGAACCTGGTGCTCTGGGTCGGCAACCTGTGGTTCGTGTTCAAGGAGACAGGCTGGGCTGCCCCATTCCTGCGCGCTCCTCCCGGCGCCCCCGAGAAGCAACCGGCGCCCGGTGATGCCTACGGCGAGGCAGGCTACGGGCAGGGCCCGGGCGGCTATGGGCCCCAGGACTCCTACGGGCCCCAGGGCGGCTATCAGCCTGACTACGGGCAGCCAGCCAGCGGCGGTGGCGGTGGCTACGGGCCTCAGGGCGACTACGGGCAGCAAGGCTACGGCCCTCAGGGTGCGCCCACCTCCTTCTCCAATCAGATGTAG